In Homo sapiens chromosome 8, GRCh38.p14 Primary Assembly, the genomic window CGAGGCAGCCAGGAAACGTGTGGGCCTCTCTGCTGCGGTCTCCGAGGGCCGACCGCTGCCGGCGGCGGGTCGTGGGGGCTGACTGTCGCTCTGCCTTTGACAGGAGAGGCTGCTTCTTGTAGAGGTAATGCCTGCGCgtccccagcccttggcaacctaGGGCGGCGCGCCCCAGAGGCGGGAGAGTAACGGCTCCGGGACACTCGGCCCTGTTGGGTCTGGCCACGGGCCCACGCCTCCTCTGTAGGTTCCCGGGTCTTCCTGCCCCGGGCTTCCCGTGCCCTAGGCGGTCAGTCCGCCCGCTCCCTCAGGACTGATCGCCGGGATCCCCGGGTGAGCACCTCGCGACGCGTTGGTGATTGCAGGACTCCCTTCTTGCCTCCTCGCCCCTCCTGCTGGCCCTGTCGGGGAGGCTGTTCTGCGTCCCGGTGGCTCCGGCTATACCCCTTGCGGGCGGAGGAAGCGGAGCGGGGACTCTGGTTTGGGTGCTAGGGGCACTGGGTCGAGTTCTTAGAGAAACAGGCCTTGGTGGCCATAGTTCTTCCCCGCGTTCCCTCTGTGGAACTCTCGGTGTCCAGAGTTTGGGGTGTAGAAGGGCGGATGAGGAGCGACGCGACTCTGAAGAGTTGCAGTTGGGCTGTGAGCTGCAGGATTTCCGCCGTCTCTGGTGCTGTGGGAGCCGATGGGCCGGGGGAGGCGTTCCTGGGAAGGTTAATGGAGTAATTATTgccccttctttctcccttcctacCTATCTAGTTAGAATTGGGCCTAGAACCGGGAAAGACTAAATGCCAAGTGGGACTGGGGGAAACGTTGTTTGGTTTACAGAAACTGGCGTTTGGGGATTAGGCCCCGCCAGGGAGGCTGGGCGCGCCAACTTTGCATCCCTCAGCCTACTCCCCAGGAACTCgcctggtttaattttttttgttttgttttgtttttttgagcgaGTTGAGGTCTGTATTGTGTGTCTTACGGGTGACGGTTCGTGTTTGGGCGCTGGAAGGAGCGGGCTTTCTGGGCGCCCCTACCACCCCCGCCCCATAACCGCTTTCCAGACTCCGCCTGCTGGTGTTCTCTGGTTACCGGAGTGGGTGTTGCAGAGCCTCGGGTGCACCTGCTCCTTTCTTTCCCTAGCACCTTCCTGGTGAGGACCCCTGAACACCAATATAATACAGAGTTTTTGAATTGAAGGTAAACCTGGTATTTATGTAGTGACGAGGTTATTTTATTATGAAGTACAGTAGCTTTTAAAtgagcaaacatttttaaaatcatcggATATACGAGGTTGTTACATAGTTTGAGTAACAGGAAGCTCGATCAATCAGAGGAGTAAACTTTGGCATAGACTATTAAAGGATAGTTAGGGCTAACCATCTTTGTTACACTGTTCCGAAATAGATATCACTTTGCTGTTTGGTAAGATTTCAGAAGTTTAGGGGATTTAAGCATTTATGCATATCACACTATTTTCCAAAAGAATTGAggtaacttaaatttaaaatatgaataagttatatttttccccttcttttgaTCTTTCTAAACATACTTTAGACCAAAACTgaagtattttttattctgtatttcatAGCGTAAGTAATTTACTTAagtgatacatatttttaatcctAATTAGGAAACAGCTTTGAAGTGTGGAGCGGGAAAGGAGCAGTTTCTGAGCTGCAAAAACTAGTTTCTAAACAGGTAATTTGACA contains:
- the LOC124901867 gene encoding uncharacterized protein LOC124901867, whose amino-acid sequence is MTGPFRTKIYRQAKAARRKAEQTGRGPHQEGARERKEQVHPRLCNTHSGTPPPAHRLPQHQRRRKSCSSQPNCNSSESRRSSSALLHPKLWTPRVPQRERGEELWPPRPVSLRTRPSAPSTQTRVPAPLPPPARGHGKPGAGRPGNLQRRRGPVARPNRAECPGAVTLPPLGRAALGCQGLGTRRHYLYKKQPLLSKAERQSAPTTRRRQRSALGDRSREAHTFPGCLGPSGRLFDLSYAAPTAAATAILGSHCGGRRGAGVLQRGQRAAGHAPSPRQRPRGGENSPGREPQCELDWSHVTRRSLWCRFWLFKPKRDYTNESAPTRPGTMYPRMPTRPRVLNACRPQVEDYKSQHAVRFRR